The DNA sequence AGTACGGGTTTCTCTCCTTCGTTCGGCTGAACGTTATGCCACCTCTGCCAACGTTGTCGCTCTCAGGCGCAGGTTGGGCAGGTGTGGCTGTCAACCTGAGACCTTCAACCTGAGACCTTCCTCTATGGGTTGAATCCAAGATGTTGGCACCAAAGTTCACCATCGAGAAGGTAATCAATCCTGTGGCCGTGAGACTCAAGCTCCTCCAGTCCGTGCGGGTTCACCAGACATTTCACGTCCCTAAGGTCAAGCCGGTCCGAGAGAGCCCCCTGGTCCCCTGCCGCTCCATCGCCTCAATGCATCACTGCACCTGATTCTCTGCAGGCACCCTGACGTcgtgtctctcgtctctctgccAGGTGAACGCTGCTCTGGCTCTCTGTGTGATAGCAGCACTTGCTTCTGCCACTGCAACCATCTTCCACTCTATGGATGTCGCAAAGGGGACGTCCTTTTGCTACGACTGTGGTCCCTGGCAACAAAACTGCTGCAGTCCTGAGgtattttaaaagtctttttttgtgtgtgtcgtTGCAGTGCTGTGTTGACCGTTAAAGGCATTCTTTCTGAATACATCTCTGCATGGCACTGAGGCTTTAAAAAGTTGTTAGGATGCAAAAGTCATGTCATCATTTTGGGTTAACTAACTCAAATAACATTAACCAGCTCATAAGCTACCTTTATGACCACTGACGTCTCcagaaaaaagaatagaaacCCACGTCAGTGTGTTCTGACTTCTGTCAGAAATTAAGAATCCATTCTTACTCTTAATGTGCAACTGGCGTCACTAGCCTTGTCTGCTTAGCAGCACAGACGGCCCTTCATTTACCGACTTCAacgttctgtttttgtttgttgtgtgtgttctgacagACTCAGATGCAGGGCGTTTCCGGGGTCTTggttgttttcaatttattgGAGCTCACTGTCTCAATCACCATCGCAGGATATGCCTGCAGCGCTGCTTGCAACTGCACCCAAGAGGTGAGTCAACCATCGACTGATGAAATATCTTATTCCCCAGTGTAGTTTAGTCGTGTACAGACTGAATTATGTGACCTGAAAGGTCTGGGTCCTGGGATGCCCTGATTTCCTGGCTTCCCGGAAATCGGTCCAACATTTCAGATGCGCGAATGTTCTTATTTCTGCTGAGCACAGAGAATTGAGGAGAAGGAACAGTCACACTTACATCTTTACCTGATCTCCATGTTCCATGTCTTACTTAACAGCTTTAGTACTTGGTGCTTACTCCAAGGTCTCCTACTGCACTGAAGTCTGACTCTTGTTCTTTTGCAGCCGCCGTCAGTTGTTGTTGTACCTGCAGCTTCGGTGGCACCACAAGCTGCACCCAGCGCAGAGGCGGTTTTTGTCCCTGCGACTCAGTTCTCCTCACAGGTCAAGTCAAACCTGTGTGAGTGCAGTGTGGATACTGTCTCTGCCTTCAGAAGGAAACTGTAActgttatttatgttttgcagATGCTGAACAACTCTAAACACTCAGAACAACCGGGAGCTCCCGGTCTGATGGAGCCTCCTATCTACATCTCTATCGATGGCTAAAGAAAACGAGTGTCCTGATCCGAAATAACCTGACAATATTATGATCGACCAGCTCCCAAAACCCTTTAATACACATCTGTAAACGTTGaagtaaaatgttttcaatgttttttatgttgctcGCTTTTTTAGAATGTTTAGTCTAGTTGTCAGGTTGGTTGCCCTTTGTCCTAAACTTACTGAGACAGAGACTAaacgtttctatggagacagccaTTATGTATGCGAGATAATGACACGTTGACTCTGTTGAttctgtaataaatacttctgcttaagacatcaaccatctccgtcttcctgagtcGGCGTCAACTGCATAAATTTTCCATTACAGCAATAAACAGAAtgtatgaaaaaatgaattagtcGTCATTCTTCATCAGTCAATTGGACAGTGATTTGGTTGTCGGCTAATAATCTGATCCTCACCCAGCTCAGTGCACACAGGACacatgaaatcaataatttttttttttttttaatcaaaaacagCCGTTGTGTCAACATGCGTTTTTGTGGGcataagaatgaatgtcgacaacaaagtctcgctgcttctatCCTGTCATCTGtcctcgtcgtatgattaataattcagttgtttggtctaaaaaatgtcagaaaatatggatttcttagtatttttccaaaatgttggaTAACATTTGTCTCAGCGGCGACACAACTCGTGTACGCCTTGCATGCCCAACGATAAAGCTCACATGATTtagtatcagaaaaaaaaaagaaggtccgaagaggacgataatattgtttatcacgACAATTTCTCtgacaatatatcgtgcaacacaaagtagttatcgtgacaggcccgACTCTGTCGTGTAGTTTTAGCTTGGAGCAAAATAGAAGTGAATCCCAGAGGAGGTGGCATCATGTCATGGATAGAAAACCTGGTCCCTCTGACGCTCAGCTGGTCCGACGACGGCCAGGGCTGTTGACTGCGAGGCTCAATCAAGGTACCAGAGTTTAAAAGTCACTTGGCACTGGACTGATGACTTGGGTGTTCGTCCTTACGCCGAGACTAAGTTTAAGTTAGATAACCTGTAAATAATGCTGAATGCTGTGTGGGGTTGATGTTTTCACGGTTTTTCgtggcatttttttcctatttcactttacttctttgtctttttgtaaatGAATCCTTGTCTTTCAGTGTCTCTGAGCAGCAGGTACAGATGTACAAAGCACATGAAACCAGTGTTCAGCCCTTCAGCCCTCAGACGTATCCAGTGATTAGGTTTTACAAAGTTACAGAGGGCTAAAAATTGTTATTGTCAGTTAGATATTGACAGAAAAttgaacaaatacatttgaaataaattttaATCAAccgagaaaaataaaaaaaatctacgaTTCCGGGGTTCCAGATTCAAAACTGTTTCAAATCATGAGTTGaagtgaattaaaaatgtattgtatcgTGATGGTGACGAGATGATTTTGTTAACTTAAGTGTTAAAAGCTAAGCAGTCACTATCAGCTTCAGTAACCGGTTAATTAGAGAATTTGAGTTACTTACAACCAAATCAATGTTGATTTATGATtataattcttttattttcatattattacCTTTAGATTTGTACTCCCAGTGCTTGGTAGTGTTACAGTGCATCGACTGGATACCTCAGACTGGAGGTGTTGTGTCTAACCGGTTCCTCTAAGCATCAGGTAAACAGCGGAGATGGTGATGGCGGTGGCCGTGTAGGTAAAAACGGCGTTATAAAGCGTGTTTGTCCTTATTCGTTCTCCAAGCGTCCTCTGAGTGTCCTCCAGACGCCTCGCCGCCGCCACtgttgccgccgccgcctcggcTTCCCACCGCTccgctctctctgctctcgcTGACTGCAGCTCACCTGCCAGCGGTTCCGCCTGTGGTTCCTCCTGTGGTCCAGCCTGTGGTGCTGTGTCCAGCAGCCCCTTCACCACCGACAATTTGCCCTCAAGTCTACCGAGTCCTTGCTCCAGTTGTCCCAGTTGTGGCGGGAGGGACTCTAGGACGGACTGGGTCCTTTGGCTTAAGGTGTGGAGGTCTTTTAAGGCTGAAAGAGACCCATTGTGCAAGTCTGGGGTTCCACTTCCCTGGCCTCGAAGTACGCCTTCACTCCTCTGTGTGAAGGCGTCCTTCAGGGTGACCCTGAGGCTGTCGATGAGAGTCCGGAGCTCGTCCTGCTGGGAGCGATGGTTTCCGGCCTGGACTCGGAGAGCTTCCTGCAGACTCTCTGGACCTTTCtgggcctccagcagcagagtcttCAGCTCCTGCAGACGAAAGAAGTGAAGATGCTGAAACTACGATTAAGGTGCGCTTCCACACCGACCTTGTTtggtccggatcaaactgaaccatggttcggttTGTTTGCAGAGTGACAACACTCTTTGGATAGTGGCAACACTTTTTGGATAGTTGATACTTGGTTCAGACCTTGGCCCGGACTAGATGCGAGTAGTCATTTAGAACTACAAACATCAACCAGCAGTGCCCCCATTGACCCTCCTCACCTGCAGGCGGACGCGGTTGACGTACGTCGAGCCCATGACTCCGATCAGGGCTCCGAGCACCGAGCCGATGACGGACCAGTTCTTGGTCCGCTCCGCTCTCGTCCTCTCCTTCTCGTGGCTCGCCCTGACGGCTGCGGAGAACAAAGCgaacttctccctctctgcaccCTCGGCGCTCTCATACGCTGTCCGGTGGCGACGCTCCTCCTGTGGCAGGACGGGTGGTTTACCATGAATTCAATAAGTAATTAACCTTTGGCTAAAGTGTAGATTCGATTCTGCAGAATAAATGCACTATCCGACCTCAAACTATCTGCATATCGAACACTGTAAAAACCACCAAACAACTGCGCCTCAGCGTTTTTCAAATCGCCTGAACTAACCTGCAACAGTTTGTGCTCAAGCGTCGCCAGTTCCAGGTAGTGAGCCTCCTCCCTGGACACCCGGTCCAGCCGGTCTCGGACCTCCTTCAGCCTAACCTGCAGGGCTTCCAGGCTGGCGTGCGCCTCACGCACCATCCCTCTGGCCACCATGAACGCTGCCTCAGCCTATAGAGGAAACACACACCATCTGTCATGCAGCGGCACATTCCCAGGCCTGTAAACGGTCTCTGAAAGTCTGGGGTGTCCCCCCCATCATTAAAACGTGGACGTGCACGCTTGGAGATGCTGATTCAACGCAACTGTCTTTTTGTGGTGTCATAAAATTGCATTATGTCGTACTGAGACGCGTTTCCAAGTTCCCTTTACATCAGTGTGGTCGGACTTGAAAGATGAGGCGCTTCTTTCTTACGGTCCGCTTACCTCAGTGACGTTGGTCTGAGCCTCGCGGACCTCGTTGAGCCCGACAAACTCCTCGTACCTCTCCCACCAGTAGTTCATAGTGGCAGCGGCCGACTGagccgacctctgaccccactGTCGCCCTAGCTCACCTGCATGctaggggagggagagaaatcaatgcagttttaaaagttCAGTGGTAATTAGCTGGTTGGCAGTGAGGGCAATGGTCTGGGAAAGTTGTTatgaaaagtcagaggaggGATTTCCTGTACCTGTAGG is a window from the Scophthalmus maximus strain ysfricsl-2021 chromosome 6, ASM2237912v1, whole genome shotgun sequence genome containing:
- the LOC124849340 gene encoding membrane-spanning 4-domains subfamily A member 4A-like, which translates into the protein MSLSVSTTVDGVVVVTHVHPAPQGAGHQHCATLQKFSKSRPLVLGTVQIMIGLIILLIGIVMAFGADTVGVFTGIFVWGAAFYIIAGALTLAAGKYLTRSLVNAALALCVIAALASATATIFHSMDVAKGTSFCYDCGPWQQNCCSPETQMQGVSGVLVVFNLLELTVSITIAGYACSAACNCTQEPPSVVVVPAASVAPQAAPSAEAVFVPATQFSSQMLNNSKHSEQPGAPGLMEPPIYISIDG
- the ccdc51 gene encoding mitochondrial potassium channel, with the translated sequence MRYRGVQICRWTHGSCCLYRLALPGRIHLVRTYSAHHQTGPPLPANPAPPDGKGGAEEAKERVLAALQHAGELGRQWGQRSAQSAAATMNYWWERYEEFVGLNEVREAQTNVTEAEAAFMVARGMVREAHASLEALQVRLKEVRDRLDRVSREEAHYLELATLEHKLLQEERRHRTAYESAEGAEREKFALFSAAVRASHEKERTRAERTKNWSVIGSVLGALIGVMGSTYVNRVRLQELKTLLLEAQKGPESLQEALRVQAGNHRSQQDELRTLIDSLRVTLKDAFTQRSEGVLRGQGSGTPDLHNGSLSALKDLHTLSQRTQSVLESLPPQLGQLEQGLGRLEGKLSVVKGLLDTAPQAGPQEEPQAEPLAGELQSARAERAERWEAEAAAATVAAARRLEDTQRTLGERIRTNTLYNAVFTYTATAITISAVYLMLRGTG